Proteins encoded within one genomic window of uncultured Desulfobacter sp.:
- the istA gene encoding IS21 family transposase, which yields MLKVDQYDYIRTAHRVYGKAIKELARETGHSKNTIKKILKQEYIGYKQRSKQPYPVLGPYIQEIDRWLGDDKDKPYKQRHTATRIYHRLKSELEYSGGETTVRRYVREAKLRLGLTNQQAFIPSDPTTAQEAEVDWGNCQAVIAGEPVKLKLFCIRSKCSGKHFVRCYPCERQQALFDAHIQAFSFFGGVFPVLIYDNLTTVVQKVFKGKKRHLQESYNRFKAYYNFDPRFCNPGQGHEKGGIEGLVGYARRNYMVPIPHADSLDELNTRLLDDCMAYGEHRIAGQTQSVNELFESEKQVLLPLPTTSFSNVETFMVRVNKYATVIIDKNRYSVPTRYAYMRVQAIVEIDQVIIYWSGRKISTHHRLYGNNKWSLKPEHYLELIRQRPQSFDTARPILQWRDQWPDCLEKLLEHFRRKNGVTKGTREFVTVLMLYEKYAVDKIEAAVKEALKSNVGCSNALKQILHSQNISMESQFDPLSNWETLPPADISAYEQLGGIL from the coding sequence ATGCTTAAAGTGGATCAGTATGATTACATCCGAACAGCTCACCGTGTTTATGGAAAGGCCATTAAAGAGCTTGCCAGAGAAACCGGCCATTCAAAAAACACCATAAAAAAAATTTTAAAGCAGGAATACATTGGCTACAAGCAACGATCTAAACAGCCATATCCCGTTCTTGGTCCTTATATCCAGGAGATAGACCGCTGGCTTGGCGATGACAAGGACAAGCCATACAAACAGCGACATACAGCAACCCGGATATACCATCGTCTGAAATCGGAACTCGAGTATTCCGGTGGAGAGACGACGGTTCGCCGTTATGTGCGTGAGGCAAAGCTGAGGCTGGGTTTAACGAATCAGCAGGCATTTATCCCATCAGATCCGACGACTGCCCAGGAAGCCGAGGTAGACTGGGGAAACTGTCAGGCAGTTATTGCCGGCGAACCCGTGAAGCTGAAATTATTTTGCATACGTTCAAAATGTTCGGGCAAACACTTTGTTCGCTGTTATCCCTGTGAAAGGCAGCAAGCTTTATTTGACGCTCATATCCAGGCCTTTTCATTTTTTGGAGGCGTGTTCCCAGTTCTTATCTATGACAATCTGACAACAGTCGTACAAAAGGTATTTAAAGGAAAAAAACGTCATCTTCAGGAATCTTATAATCGGTTCAAGGCCTATTACAACTTCGATCCAAGGTTTTGCAATCCCGGCCAGGGCCATGAAAAAGGTGGGATTGAAGGCCTGGTCGGCTACGCTCGAAGAAATTATATGGTTCCTATCCCACATGCTGACAGCCTGGACGAATTGAACACGCGCCTCCTCGATGATTGCATGGCCTATGGAGAGCATCGCATCGCCGGTCAAACACAAAGCGTCAATGAATTGTTTGAATCAGAAAAGCAGGTATTGCTGCCATTGCCGACAACATCGTTCAGTAACGTTGAGACGTTCATGGTCAGGGTAAACAAATATGCCACCGTTATTATTGACAAGAACCGGTATTCTGTCCCGACGCGCTATGCTTACATGAGAGTGCAGGCGATAGTAGAGATAGACCAGGTGATCATTTATTGGAGCGGCAGAAAAATAAGCACCCATCATCGGTTATATGGAAATAATAAGTGGAGTTTAAAACCGGAACATTATCTGGAGTTGATTCGTCAGCGTCCACAATCATTTGATACCGCCCGGCCAATTTTACAATGGCGTGATCAATGGCCGGATTGCCTGGAAAAGTTATTAGAACATTTTCGCCGGAAAAACGGTGTAACCAAAGGTACCCGGGAATTTGTCACCGTGCTGATGCTGTACGAAAAATATGCTGTCGACAAGATCGAAGCAGCCGTAAAGGAAGCACTGAAAAGCAATGTCGGCTGCAGCAATGCTCTCAAGCAGATTTTACACAGTCAAAACATCTCTATGGAGTCCCAATTTGATCCTTTGTCGAACTGGGAGACACTGCCCCCTGCTGACATCTCGGCATACGAACAGCTTGGAGGTATCTTATGA
- a CDS encoding DUF1456 family protein, translated as MNKNDILRRIRYIFDLSDSEMISVFGQADYEVSRSQVSDWLKKDDDPACKNCTDTELAIFLNGFINHKRGRREGSQPEPEQILNNNAVLKKLKIAVNFKAEDMIRVLSLAGLQISKHELSAFFRKPGHKHYRECKNQMLRDFLKGLQLELRPGGDEPEDPWGNL; from the coding sequence ATGAATAAAAATGATATATTACGCAGGATTCGATATATTTTTGATCTCAGTGATTCAGAAATGATCTCAGTTTTTGGACAAGCCGACTATGAGGTGTCAAGGAGTCAGGTCAGTGATTGGCTGAAAAAAGATGATGATCCCGCCTGTAAAAACTGCACGGATACAGAGCTGGCTATTTTTTTGAATGGGTTCATCAATCATAAACGGGGAAGAAGAGAAGGATCTCAACCTGAACCTGAGCAAATATTAAATAATAATGCTGTGTTAAAAAAACTGAAAATTGCTGTAAATTTTAAAGCAGAAGATATGATTAGAGTTTTATCCTTGGCTGGTTTGCAAATCAGCAAACATGAATTAAGCGCCTTTTTCCGAAAACCCGGGCACAAGCATTACAGGGAGTGCAAAAACCAGATGTTACGTGATTTTTTAAAAGGGCTTCAGCTTGAGTTAAGGCCTGGAGGGGATGAGCCCGAAGACCCCTGGGGCAACTTGTGA
- a CDS encoding SHOCT domain-containing protein — protein sequence MQQLTPEGHKIVSDLSMRYGVSTDAVTHMLFAVLNGNGTMAQFNHPEFAGSGQWMQGGMIMLGDMFNHGLKGSVDGLCNELSSLLANQPGLLRSGSFQSQSQSSGGQQSQASCAPVGNCSLFVPDPRNNWYPSELGAPTSTGSQNNVRYAYFADARRLAVETNGDVWVYDTLDHQIGGFSQQQGMGGSITFTSQYGTVNLASLPVMFRNGQPVQQTTPVAQPTSSSNATPPQETTENARTGTQSEILDAIGRLGKLKEEGILTDEEFTEKKAELLARL from the coding sequence ATGCAACAACTCACACCTGAAGGCCATAAGATTGTAAGCGACCTTTCCATGCGTTATGGCGTCAGTACAGATGCAGTGACACACATGCTGTTTGCTGTGCTGAACGGTAATGGGACTATGGCGCAATTCAACCATCCCGAATTCGCTGGTTCCGGTCAGTGGATGCAGGGCGGTATGATCATGCTTGGCGATATGTTCAATCATGGGCTGAAGGGCAGTGTGGATGGGCTTTGTAACGAACTTTCAAGTCTCCTTGCCAACCAGCCGGGATTGCTGCGTTCAGGTAGCTTTCAGTCCCAAAGCCAGAGTTCCGGAGGGCAACAGAGCCAGGCGAGCTGTGCGCCGGTTGGAAACTGTAGCCTTTTTGTCCCAGATCCTCGTAACAATTGGTATCCATCTGAACTGGGTGCACCAACATCAACCGGCTCTCAAAACAACGTGCGGTACGCCTACTTTGCCGACGCGCGACGTTTGGCCGTGGAAACCAACGGAGATGTCTGGGTCTACGACACGCTGGATCACCAGATTGGCGGCTTCTCGCAGCAGCAGGGCATGGGCGGTTCAATTACCTTCACGAGTCAATATGGAACTGTGAATCTTGCAAGCCTTCCAGTCATGTTTCGTAATGGTCAGCCGGTGCAGCAAACAACGCCCGTTGCACAACCCACTTCGTCATCCAACGCAACGCCGCCGCAGGAAACGACTGAAAATGCTCGAACGGGAACTCAATCAGAAATCCTTGATGCCATTGGACGATTGGGCAAACTAAAAGAAGAGGGGATTTTGACGGATGAAGAATTCACCGAGAAGAAAGCAGAACTCTTAGCACGGCTATAA